From the genome of Candidatus Krumholzibacteriota bacterium, one region includes:
- a CDS encoding lytic transglycosylase domain-containing protein → MRRRIGIPALICAAFCCASAVMAFPPAEGRRNERVWNAEYREAATAMPSDDPGRAAMLMMAGEYAEAIAAGAGIDPLARAVALAKLERWREALDALEKPRNNPLLERYRLYWRARACGALGLRSEAAAACATYTAVEGVSSPWLDGRLLDVVSEVLPGSWDRLAGRLPLAAPSARTLAHVAAALLDGRDLAGSADLAAAAGRAGMPPADRETAGMLCVDSLLLRLDLDDLGSLVELALGARNEEAAFAAAGMARDRFGAQGRLLEARVFERTGSPKTARRIYARLHHSREAVAVKRDALIRMAAIALRLGDHDAASLYRTFGMYYPDDPRSAGALDTSARIEIARNRPLRAIRLFAELRGRAPGSYTAGEAAIAEAVLLAGRGDGKEAERVLLDVLERGDRRLEAPALYWLGRAAGSDRGAEWRRRLVERHPSSAYALLAAGQPGMLIVPEEPSDPAERIASIASAEHEAFEVFAASAGPTEEMLADPVYGAWRFALNEGLADEAAEIGEALLEAHGGDEAARIVIYREARSAGLVPLALRAAAGIDARRRGRNGVLWPVAYAEAVTEAAAAFNLPPELILAVAREESLFDRNAVSSAGAMGLMQLMPATAAWIGGKTGAGESGGERLVDPVFSLRAGAWYLRFLLDRGDDSIVSAAAAYNAGHGKMRDWRKTFIPSHDPMAAVEMIGVAETRRYVRRVLDAWAAYRGASAGKRDG, encoded by the coding sequence ATGAGAAGACGAATCGGCATTCCGGCGCTCATCTGCGCGGCCTTCTGCTGCGCCTCGGCCGTCATGGCGTTCCCGCCGGCGGAGGGCCGCCGAAACGAGCGCGTCTGGAATGCCGAATACCGCGAGGCGGCGACGGCGATGCCGTCCGATGATCCCGGCCGTGCGGCGATGCTGATGATGGCGGGGGAGTACGCGGAGGCGATCGCCGCGGGAGCGGGCATCGATCCCCTCGCCCGGGCCGTGGCGCTGGCGAAGCTCGAACGCTGGCGCGAGGCGCTCGACGCCCTCGAAAAACCGCGAAACAATCCCCTCCTCGAGCGGTATCGGCTCTACTGGCGGGCCCGCGCGTGCGGGGCGCTCGGATTGCGCTCCGAGGCGGCAGCGGCGTGCGCAACCTACACCGCCGTCGAGGGCGTCTCCTCGCCGTGGCTCGACGGCCGGTTGCTCGACGTCGTCTCCGAGGTCCTGCCCGGCTCATGGGACCGTCTTGCCGGCCGCCTCCCGCTGGCGGCCCCGTCGGCGCGCACGCTGGCCCACGTGGCGGCCGCGCTTCTCGACGGGAGGGATCTCGCGGGAAGCGCCGATCTGGCGGCGGCGGCGGGGCGAGCCGGCATGCCTCCGGCCGATCGGGAAACCGCCGGGATGCTCTGCGTCGATTCCCTCCTCCTTCGACTCGATCTCGATGACCTCGGATCGCTCGTCGAACTCGCCCTCGGCGCCCGAAACGAGGAGGCCGCCTTCGCGGCGGCCGGGATGGCCCGGGACCGGTTCGGCGCGCAGGGGCGGCTCCTCGAAGCCCGCGTATTCGAGCGCACGGGATCGCCGAAGACGGCACGGCGCATCTATGCGCGCCTCCACCATTCGCGCGAGGCGGTGGCGGTGAAGCGGGACGCGCTGATCCGGATGGCCGCGATCGCGCTGAGACTCGGCGATCACGATGCGGCGTCCCTCTACCGGACATTCGGCATGTATTACCCGGACGATCCTCGAAGCGCCGGGGCGCTCGACACGTCAGCACGGATCGAGATCGCGCGCAACCGTCCGCTCCGCGCGATCCGACTCTTCGCCGAGCTCCGGGGTCGGGCGCCCGGATCGTACACGGCCGGGGAGGCCGCGATCGCCGAAGCGGTCCTGCTGGCAGGCCGGGGTGACGGAAAGGAGGCGGAGCGGGTCCTGCTCGACGTGCTCGAACGCGGCGACCGCAGGCTCGAAGCTCCCGCACTCTACTGGCTCGGACGAGCGGCCGGGAGCGATCGGGGGGCGGAATGGAGGCGCCGCCTGGTGGAGCGCCACCCCTCCTCCGCGTACGCCCTGCTCGCCGCCGGGCAGCCAGGCATGCTCATCGTGCCGGAAGAGCCTTCCGACCCCGCTGAGCGCATCGCATCGATCGCGTCGGCGGAGCACGAGGCATTCGAGGTCTTCGCCGCGTCGGCCGGGCCGACGGAGGAGATGCTCGCCGATCCGGTCTACGGCGCGTGGAGATTTGCGCTGAACGAGGGTCTCGCGGACGAGGCGGCGGAGATCGGCGAGGCGCTCCTCGAGGCGCACGGCGGCGACGAGGCGGCGCGTATCGTGATCTACCGGGAAGCGCGTTCCGCCGGACTCGTTCCGCTCGCGCTCCGGGCCGCGGCTGGGATCGACGCCCGGCGGCGGGGAAGAAACGGCGTCCTTTGGCCCGTCGCGTACGCGGAGGCGGTGACGGAAGCGGCGGCGGCCTTCAACTTGCCGCCGGAGCTGATTCTCGCCGTCGCGCGGGAGGAGAGCCTTTTCGACCGGAACGCCGTCTCCTCCGCCGGCGCGATGGGTCTCATGCAGCTCATGCCCGCGACGGCCGCGTGGATCGGCGGAAAGACGGGGGCGGGGGAGTCGGGCGGGGAACGATTGGTCGACCCGGTCTTCTCTCTTCGTGCCGGGGCGTGGTACCTCCGGTTCCTTCTCGACCGGGGCGACGATTCGATCGTCTCCGCGGCAGCCGCCTACAACGCGGGACACGGAAAAATGCGGGATTGGCGTAAAACTTTCATTCCCTCTCATGACCCCATGGCCGCCGTCGAGATGATCGGCGTCGCCGAGACGCGCCGGTACGTGCGCCGCGTGCTCGACGCATGGGCGGCATACCGGGGCGCTTCGGCCGGAAAGAGAGACGGATGA